The Pseudodesulfovibrio senegalensis genome contains the following window.
GCGGTTTTCAGGAGCACGACGGCGAGCAGGGCATGAAGCGGCTGCTGGAATTGGACAGCCCTCCGGACGCGGTGTTCGCGGTCAACGATCCCGTGGCCATCGGCGCGTACCGAGTACTGCGCGAACGCGGGCTGCGCATCCCCCGTGACGTGGCCTTGCTGGGCTTTTGCAACAACCCGGAATCCGCGCTGGTGGAACCGCCGCTGAGCACAGTGGCCCAGCCCGCGTGGCAGATGGGCAAGGCCGCGGCCCAATTGTTGTTTCGCCAGTTCGAACAGAAGAATTTTACGCCGCAGACGCAGGTGTTGCGCACGCGGTTGATCGTGCGCCAGTCCACATGAGGCGACGGGTGTAGGTGACGGAGACAGGCATGGATGACGCGGGTTTTGAACGCAGGCCGTGGGGCAGGACCCCGGACGGCACCGAGGTGGAGCTAATCCGGCTTTTCTGCGGTGCCATGCGGCTGGACGTCAGCACCTATGGTGCCACCGTGGTCAGCCTGCGCGTGCCCGATTCCAACGGCAAGCCCGGCGAGGTCGTACTCGGTTATGACTCCTTGCAGGGGTATCTGGACGATCCCTGCTGCTTCGGCTGCGTGGTGGGTCGGGTGGCCAACCGCATTTCCAATGCCCGTTTTGTGCTGAACGGCACGGAGTACGCGGTTGACCGCAACCACGGGCAACATCATTTGCACGGCGGGGCGCGCGGATTTCATCGCCGCGTGTGGCGTGCCGAAGTATCGCAGACCGGGCAGGGCCCTCGCGTGGAGTTGACTCGCCGCAGCCCGGACGGTGAGCAGGGCTTTCCCGGAACAGTGCATGCGCGGGTGGTCTATGCCCTGACGGGGAACAGCCTGCGCATGACGCTGGGTGCCGACGCCGAGGACGATACCGTGGTGAACATGACCAACCATGCGTATTTCAATCTGGAGGGGCCGGGGCGGACGTGTCTGGAACATGAATTGTGGGTCGACTCTGATCGGTTTCTTGATGTAAATGAGGAGTTGATTCCCACGGGCGGGCTGTTTGCCGTGACCGGCACGCCTTTTGATTTTTCCGAGCCGAAGTCCTTGGGAGCGCAGATTGATTCTGGGCACCCATTGATGCAGGCGGGAAGCGGGTATGATCATTTCTATGTGCTGGACGATTCAGCCCGGTGGCCGCAGTATGCGGTTCGCGTCCGGGCACCGGAATCGGGCCGGGTCATGGAGATGCGGACAACGTGTCCGGGTTTTCAGCTGTATTCGGGAAACCACATCCCGAAAGGGCTTTTCGGGCGGGGCGGTGAGGTGTATGGTCCCCGCCTCGGCTTTTGCCTGGAGGCGCAGGGATACCCTGATGCACCCAACAGGCCGGAGTTTCCGTCGGTGGCATTGGCCGCCGGCGAGGGCGTTACGCATGAAACCGAGTATCGTTTCGTATCCGTTGGCGGAGCGGGCGACTCAAACGATCACATGAAGAACAGGTAGAGCACATGGCCAAAGTCGAACTTGCCAACGTGAGCAAACGGTATGGGGACGTCGTCATCGTTCCCGGCGCGGATCTCGAAATCGAAGACAATGAATTCATCGTGCTGGTTGGGCCGTCCGGGTGCGGCAAGTCCACCATACTGCGCATGATCGCCGGTCTGGAACCCATCAGCGGCGGCGAAATTCACATCGGAGACCGGGTGGTCAACAATGTTTCGCCCAAGTCGCGCAACGTGGCCATGGTTTTTCAGAACTATGCGCTGTATCCGCACATGACCGTGCGGGACAACATGGGGTTCAGCCTGAAGATGGCCAAGCGGCCCAAGGCCGAGGTGGACGAGGCCGTGAACCGCGCCGCCGAGGTGCTGGAACTGGGCCAGTTGCTGGACCGCAAGCCCTCGGAGCTTTCCGGCGGCCAGCGCCAGCGCGTTGCCATGGGCCGGGCCATTGTGCGCCAGCCCGACGTATTTCTTTTTGACGAGCCGCTTTCCAACCTTGACGCGCAACTGCGCACCCAGATGCGTCGCGAGCTCAAGAAGCTGCACATGAAGCTTGCCACCACCACCATCTACGTGACCCACGACCAGATCGAGGCCATGACGCTGGCCAGCCGCATCGTCATTCTCAAGGATGGCGAAATTCAGCAGGTGGGCACTCCGGTCGAGGTTTTCGAAAAACCCGCCAACGTATTCGTGGCCCAGTTCATCGGCAATCCGCCCATGAATATTCTTGAAGGCGTGTTCGAGACCTCCGGCGGTTCAGCGTTGGTCCGTGCTGGCGGTTCCGTGTTTCCCGTGCCCGAAGGCCGGGTGCCCGATCTTGCGGACGGCGCGCCCGTGCTGGTGGGCCTGCGGCCCGATTCCATCAAGATGGGCGAAAGCATCGAGCGCCTGCCCAAGGAATGGTGGTGCCGCGGGGAAGTGGTTGTTTCCGAGATTCTCGGCGGCCAATCCCTGTTGGAAATCGTGGTGGACGATAATGAGCTGATTGCCGAGGTTGAGGGCCGCGTTGAAGCCCAGCCCGGCGAGACCGTGCCTATCGGATTCGAGTTCGACCGCATGGTCCTGTTTGATCCCGAAACGACAAAAGCCGTTTCCTGATTCTTCGTTTTTACGGGAAACGGATTGTTCTGTGTGAGGAGTCTGTCATGGGTAAAAGGACAACTAGGAGGTTCCTATGAAAAATTCCCTGGCGAAATTGTTGTTTGTCGTGGCTGCGGTTGCCATGCTGGGCGCCCTGCCTGCGCAGGCCGCATCCAACCTGAGCGGTGACTTGGAGATTTTTTCCTGGTGGGCCGGAGACGAAGGTCCGGCTCTTGAGGCCCTGATCGATATCTACAAGAAGGAAAACCCCAACGTTAACGTCATCAATGCCACGGTTACCGGCGGTTCCGGCGTGAACGCCAAATCCGTGCTCAAGACCCGCATGCTGGGCGGCAATCCCCCGGACAGCTTTCAGGTCCATGCCGGCCAGGAGCTCATCGGCACCTGGGTCAAGGCCGACCGCATGGAAGACCTGACTCCCATCTTCAAGGCCAACGGCTGGATGGAAGCCTTCCCCAAGGGCCTGATCAAGCTCATCGGCACTGACAAGGGCATCTGGTCCGTTCCCGTGAACATCCACCGCTCCAACGTGATGTGGTTTGTCCCGGCCAACCTGAAAAAGTGGGGCGTTGAAGCTCCCAAGACCTGGGACGAATTCTTCACTGTTGCCGAAACCCTGAAGGCCAAGGGCGTGGTTCCCCTGGCTCTGGCCCAGAACTGGACCGCCAACCACCTGTGGGAATCCGTTGCGTTGGCCGCTCTCGGTGCGGACAAGTGGGACGCTCTGTGGTCCGGCGATTTGGCTTTTGACAGCGCCGACGGCGTGAAAGTCTGGGAACTGTTCGGCAAGGTTCTCAAGTACACCAACTCGGACGCCACGTCCCTGTCCTGGCAGCAGGCCACCGACATGGTCGTTGACGGCCGTGCAGCCTTCAACGTCATGGGCGACTGGGCCGCCGGTTACATGGCCACCACCAAGAAGCTGGCTCCGGGCAGCGGCTTTGCATGGTCCGCATCTCCGGACACCACCGGTGAATTCATGTTCCTGGCCGACTCCTTCGGC
Protein-coding sequences here:
- a CDS encoding aldose epimerase family protein, which codes for MDDAGFERRPWGRTPDGTEVELIRLFCGAMRLDVSTYGATVVSLRVPDSNGKPGEVVLGYDSLQGYLDDPCCFGCVVGRVANRISNARFVLNGTEYAVDRNHGQHHLHGGARGFHRRVWRAEVSQTGQGPRVELTRRSPDGEQGFPGTVHARVVYALTGNSLRMTLGADAEDDTVVNMTNHAYFNLEGPGRTCLEHELWVDSDRFLDVNEELIPTGGLFAVTGTPFDFSEPKSLGAQIDSGHPLMQAGSGYDHFYVLDDSARWPQYAVRVRAPESGRVMEMRTTCPGFQLYSGNHIPKGLFGRGGEVYGPRLGFCLEAQGYPDAPNRPEFPSVALAAGEGVTHETEYRFVSVGGAGDSNDHMKNR
- a CDS encoding ABC transporter ATP-binding protein; amino-acid sequence: MAKVELANVSKRYGDVVIVPGADLEIEDNEFIVLVGPSGCGKSTILRMIAGLEPISGGEIHIGDRVVNNVSPKSRNVAMVFQNYALYPHMTVRDNMGFSLKMAKRPKAEVDEAVNRAAEVLELGQLLDRKPSELSGGQRQRVAMGRAIVRQPDVFLFDEPLSNLDAQLRTQMRRELKKLHMKLATTTIYVTHDQIEAMTLASRIVILKDGEIQQVGTPVEVFEKPANVFVAQFIGNPPMNILEGVFETSGGSALVRAGGSVFPVPEGRVPDLADGAPVLVGLRPDSIKMGESIERLPKEWWCRGEVVVSEILGGQSLLEIVVDDNELIAEVEGRVEAQPGETVPIGFEFDRMVLFDPETTKAVS
- a CDS encoding ABC transporter substrate-binding protein, with amino-acid sequence MKNSLAKLLFVVAAVAMLGALPAQAASNLSGDLEIFSWWAGDEGPALEALIDIYKKENPNVNVINATVTGGSGVNAKSVLKTRMLGGNPPDSFQVHAGQELIGTWVKADRMEDLTPIFKANGWMEAFPKGLIKLIGTDKGIWSVPVNIHRSNVMWFVPANLKKWGVEAPKTWDEFFTVAETLKAKGVVPLALAQNWTANHLWESVALAALGADKWDALWSGDLAFDSADGVKVWELFGKVLKYTNSDATSLSWQQATDMVVDGRAAFNVMGDWAAGYMATTKKLAPGSGFAWSASPDTTGEFMFLADSFGLPKGAPHRDNAVAWLKVLGSLEGSDTFNPIKGSISARLDSDLSKYNAYGQSAAADFGKDRIVGSLAHGVTANEGFMNDFASVMEMFLKSRNAQAAAKASQQIAVKNGIAK